The following proteins are co-located in the Heteronotia binoei isolate CCM8104 ecotype False Entrance Well chromosome 21, APGP_CSIRO_Hbin_v1, whole genome shotgun sequence genome:
- the BTBD6 gene encoding BTB/POZ domain-containing protein 6 isoform X1 — MPLDHGCFRGKIMKCLTFFLLLPETLKKSKKSVRAGKGPACYEVGAPLALQKKMAAELYPASANNTNLANSNAAANSKKNALQLQQSAQPPPPPPLQNLNNNNLESANWQSFHPTLRERNALMFNNELMADVHFIVGPLGAAKKVPAHKYVLAVGSSVFYAMFYGDLAEVKSEIHIPDVEPAAFLILLKYMYSDEIDLEADTVLATLYAAKKYIVPALAKACVNFLETSLEAKNACVLLSQSRLFEEPELTQRCWEVIDAQAEMALKSEGFCEIDQQTLEIIVTREALNTKEVVVFEAVLNWAEAECKRQGLPVTPKNKRNVLGKALYLVRIPTMTLEEFANGAAQSDILTLEERHNIFLWYTAANKPKLEFPLTKRKGLVPQRCHRFQSSAYRSNQWRYRGRCDSIQFAVDKRIFIAGLGLYGSSSGKAEYSVKIELKRLGAVLAQNLTKFTSDGSSNTFSVWFEHPVQVEQDTFYNVSAILDGNELSYFGQEGMTEVQCGKVTFQFQCSSDSTNGTGVQGGQIPELIFYA, encoded by the exons aTGCCCTTGGACCATGGTTGCTTCCGAGGCAAGATCATGAAGTGTTTGACTTTCTTTCTTCTGCTTCCAGAGACCTTAAAGAAGTCCAAAAAGAGCGTGAGGGCCGGCAAGGGGCCAGCATGCTATGAGGTCGGGGCCCCCCTCGCCCTCCAGAAGAAGATGGCTGCGGAACTTTACCCGGCCAGCGCCAACAACACCAACCTCGCCAACAGCAACGCCGCCGCCAACAGCAAAAAGAACGCCCTGCAGCTCCAGCAGAGCGCGcagcccccgccgccgccgcccctgcaaaacctcaacaacaacaacttggAGAGCGCCAACTGGCAGTCCTTCCACCCGACCCTGCGGGAGAG GAACGCGCTCATGTTCAATAACGAGCTGATGGCTGATGTGCATTTTATTGTGGGCCCCTTGGGGGCGGCCAAGAAAGTTCCGGCTCACAAG TACGTTTTGGCAGTTGGTAGCTCCGTCTTCTATGCTATGTTTTACGGAGATCTCGCAGAGGTCAAATCTGAAATCCATATACCAGATGTGGAACCGGCAGCTTTTCTAATCTTATTAAA GTACATGTACAGCGACGAAATTGACCTAGAAGCCGACACGGTGCTTGCTACTCTCTACGCCGCCAAGAAGTACATCGTCCCTGCTCTGGCAAAGGCTTGTGTCAATTTTCTGGAGACCAGCCTAGAGGCCAAGAACGCTTGCGTCCTGCTGTCTCAGAGCAGACTCTTTGAGGAACCGGAGCTGACGCAGCGCTGCTGGGAAGTCATCGACGCTCAAGCCGAGATGGCGCTGAAATCGGAGGGCTTCTGTGAAATAGACCAGCAGACCCTCGAGATTATCGTCACCCGGGAAGCGCTCAACACCAAGGAGGTGGTGGTCTTCGAGGCTGTCCTGAACTGGGCCGAGGCCGAATGTAAGAGGCAGGGCCTGCCCGTCACGCCCAAGAACAAGCGGAATGTATTGGGGAAAGCTTTATACTTGGTACGGATCCCCACCATGACTCTGGAAGAGTTTGCCAATGGAGCGGCTCAGTCCGACATCCTCACCCTCGAGGAGAGGCACAATATTTTCCTGTGGTACACTGCCGCAAACAAGCCCAAGCTCGAGTTTCCGCTGACGAAAAGGAAAGGGCTCGTGCCCCAGAGGTGCCACCGGTTTCAGTCCTCCGCCTACCGCAGCAATCAGTGGAGGTACCGAGGCCGCTGCGACAGCATCCAGTTTGCTGTCGACAAACGGATATTTATCGCCGGACTGGGGTTGTACGGGTCCAGTTCGGGGAAAGCCGAGTACAGTGTCAAAATCGAACTGAAGCGGCTAGGGGCCGTTCTCGCCCAGAACCTGACAAAGTTTACCTCCGACGGATCTAGTAACACTTTCTCGGTGTGGTTCGAGCACCCCGTGCAAGTGGAGCAGGACACTTTTTACAACGTCAGTGCCATTCTGGACGGCAACGAACTCAGTTACTTTGGCCAAGAGGGAATGACTGAAGTCCAGTGTGGCAAAGTGACGTTCCAGTTCCAGTGCTCTTCGGACAGCACCAACGGCACTGGAGTACAGGGGGGGCAAATTCCCGAACTCATTTTCTATGCATGA
- the BTBD6 gene encoding BTB/POZ domain-containing protein 6 isoform X2, translating into MAAELYPASANNTNLANSNAAANSKKNALQLQQSAQPPPPPPLQNLNNNNLESANWQSFHPTLRERNALMFNNELMADVHFIVGPLGAAKKVPAHKYVLAVGSSVFYAMFYGDLAEVKSEIHIPDVEPAAFLILLKYMYSDEIDLEADTVLATLYAAKKYIVPALAKACVNFLETSLEAKNACVLLSQSRLFEEPELTQRCWEVIDAQAEMALKSEGFCEIDQQTLEIIVTREALNTKEVVVFEAVLNWAEAECKRQGLPVTPKNKRNVLGKALYLVRIPTMTLEEFANGAAQSDILTLEERHNIFLWYTAANKPKLEFPLTKRKGLVPQRCHRFQSSAYRSNQWRYRGRCDSIQFAVDKRIFIAGLGLYGSSSGKAEYSVKIELKRLGAVLAQNLTKFTSDGSSNTFSVWFEHPVQVEQDTFYNVSAILDGNELSYFGQEGMTEVQCGKVTFQFQCSSDSTNGTGVQGGQIPELIFYA; encoded by the exons ATGGCTGCGGAACTTTACCCGGCCAGCGCCAACAACACCAACCTCGCCAACAGCAACGCCGCCGCCAACAGCAAAAAGAACGCCCTGCAGCTCCAGCAGAGCGCGcagcccccgccgccgccgcccctgcaaaacctcaacaacaacaacttggAGAGCGCCAACTGGCAGTCCTTCCACCCGACCCTGCGGGAGAG GAACGCGCTCATGTTCAATAACGAGCTGATGGCTGATGTGCATTTTATTGTGGGCCCCTTGGGGGCGGCCAAGAAAGTTCCGGCTCACAAG TACGTTTTGGCAGTTGGTAGCTCCGTCTTCTATGCTATGTTTTACGGAGATCTCGCAGAGGTCAAATCTGAAATCCATATACCAGATGTGGAACCGGCAGCTTTTCTAATCTTATTAAA GTACATGTACAGCGACGAAATTGACCTAGAAGCCGACACGGTGCTTGCTACTCTCTACGCCGCCAAGAAGTACATCGTCCCTGCTCTGGCAAAGGCTTGTGTCAATTTTCTGGAGACCAGCCTAGAGGCCAAGAACGCTTGCGTCCTGCTGTCTCAGAGCAGACTCTTTGAGGAACCGGAGCTGACGCAGCGCTGCTGGGAAGTCATCGACGCTCAAGCCGAGATGGCGCTGAAATCGGAGGGCTTCTGTGAAATAGACCAGCAGACCCTCGAGATTATCGTCACCCGGGAAGCGCTCAACACCAAGGAGGTGGTGGTCTTCGAGGCTGTCCTGAACTGGGCCGAGGCCGAATGTAAGAGGCAGGGCCTGCCCGTCACGCCCAAGAACAAGCGGAATGTATTGGGGAAAGCTTTATACTTGGTACGGATCCCCACCATGACTCTGGAAGAGTTTGCCAATGGAGCGGCTCAGTCCGACATCCTCACCCTCGAGGAGAGGCACAATATTTTCCTGTGGTACACTGCCGCAAACAAGCCCAAGCTCGAGTTTCCGCTGACGAAAAGGAAAGGGCTCGTGCCCCAGAGGTGCCACCGGTTTCAGTCCTCCGCCTACCGCAGCAATCAGTGGAGGTACCGAGGCCGCTGCGACAGCATCCAGTTTGCTGTCGACAAACGGATATTTATCGCCGGACTGGGGTTGTACGGGTCCAGTTCGGGGAAAGCCGAGTACAGTGTCAAAATCGAACTGAAGCGGCTAGGGGCCGTTCTCGCCCAGAACCTGACAAAGTTTACCTCCGACGGATCTAGTAACACTTTCTCGGTGTGGTTCGAGCACCCCGTGCAAGTGGAGCAGGACACTTTTTACAACGTCAGTGCCATTCTGGACGGCAACGAACTCAGTTACTTTGGCCAAGAGGGAATGACTGAAGTCCAGTGTGGCAAAGTGACGTTCCAGTTCCAGTGCTCTTCGGACAGCACCAACGGCACTGGAGTACAGGGGGGGCAAATTCCCGAACTCATTTTCTATGCATGA
- the BTBD6 gene encoding BTB/POZ domain-containing protein 6 isoform X3 → MPLDHGCFRGKIMKCLTFFLLLPETLKKSKKSVRAGKGPACYEVGAPLALQKKMAAELYPASANNTNLANSNAAANSKKNALQLQQSAQPPPPPPLQNLNNNNLESANWQSFHPTLRERYMYSDEIDLEADTVLATLYAAKKYIVPALAKACVNFLETSLEAKNACVLLSQSRLFEEPELTQRCWEVIDAQAEMALKSEGFCEIDQQTLEIIVTREALNTKEVVVFEAVLNWAEAECKRQGLPVTPKNKRNVLGKALYLVRIPTMTLEEFANGAAQSDILTLEERHNIFLWYTAANKPKLEFPLTKRKGLVPQRCHRFQSSAYRSNQWRYRGRCDSIQFAVDKRIFIAGLGLYGSSSGKAEYSVKIELKRLGAVLAQNLTKFTSDGSSNTFSVWFEHPVQVEQDTFYNVSAILDGNELSYFGQEGMTEVQCGKVTFQFQCSSDSTNGTGVQGGQIPELIFYA, encoded by the exons aTGCCCTTGGACCATGGTTGCTTCCGAGGCAAGATCATGAAGTGTTTGACTTTCTTTCTTCTGCTTCCAGAGACCTTAAAGAAGTCCAAAAAGAGCGTGAGGGCCGGCAAGGGGCCAGCATGCTATGAGGTCGGGGCCCCCCTCGCCCTCCAGAAGAAGATGGCTGCGGAACTTTACCCGGCCAGCGCCAACAACACCAACCTCGCCAACAGCAACGCCGCCGCCAACAGCAAAAAGAACGCCCTGCAGCTCCAGCAGAGCGCGcagcccccgccgccgccgcccctgcaaaacctcaacaacaacaacttggAGAGCGCCAACTGGCAGTCCTTCCACCCGACCCTGCGGGAGAG GTACATGTACAGCGACGAAATTGACCTAGAAGCCGACACGGTGCTTGCTACTCTCTACGCCGCCAAGAAGTACATCGTCCCTGCTCTGGCAAAGGCTTGTGTCAATTTTCTGGAGACCAGCCTAGAGGCCAAGAACGCTTGCGTCCTGCTGTCTCAGAGCAGACTCTTTGAGGAACCGGAGCTGACGCAGCGCTGCTGGGAAGTCATCGACGCTCAAGCCGAGATGGCGCTGAAATCGGAGGGCTTCTGTGAAATAGACCAGCAGACCCTCGAGATTATCGTCACCCGGGAAGCGCTCAACACCAAGGAGGTGGTGGTCTTCGAGGCTGTCCTGAACTGGGCCGAGGCCGAATGTAAGAGGCAGGGCCTGCCCGTCACGCCCAAGAACAAGCGGAATGTATTGGGGAAAGCTTTATACTTGGTACGGATCCCCACCATGACTCTGGAAGAGTTTGCCAATGGAGCGGCTCAGTCCGACATCCTCACCCTCGAGGAGAGGCACAATATTTTCCTGTGGTACACTGCCGCAAACAAGCCCAAGCTCGAGTTTCCGCTGACGAAAAGGAAAGGGCTCGTGCCCCAGAGGTGCCACCGGTTTCAGTCCTCCGCCTACCGCAGCAATCAGTGGAGGTACCGAGGCCGCTGCGACAGCATCCAGTTTGCTGTCGACAAACGGATATTTATCGCCGGACTGGGGTTGTACGGGTCCAGTTCGGGGAAAGCCGAGTACAGTGTCAAAATCGAACTGAAGCGGCTAGGGGCCGTTCTCGCCCAGAACCTGACAAAGTTTACCTCCGACGGATCTAGTAACACTTTCTCGGTGTGGTTCGAGCACCCCGTGCAAGTGGAGCAGGACACTTTTTACAACGTCAGTGCCATTCTGGACGGCAACGAACTCAGTTACTTTGGCCAAGAGGGAATGACTGAAGTCCAGTGTGGCAAAGTGACGTTCCAGTTCCAGTGCTCTTCGGACAGCACCAACGGCACTGGAGTACAGGGGGGGCAAATTCCCGAACTCATTTTCTATGCATGA